The following coding sequences are from one Oryzisolibacter sp. LB2S window:
- the ndk gene encoding nucleoside-diphosphate kinase, translated as MAIERTLSIIKPDAVAKNVIGQIYARFEAAGLKIAAARMIHLSRAEAEQFYAVHKERPFFKDLVDFMISGPVMVQVLEGENAILKNRELMGATDPKKAEAGTIRADFADSIDANAVHGSDAAETAAVEVAFFFPGLNVYAR; from the coding sequence ATGGCTATCGAACGCACCCTGTCCATCATCAAGCCCGACGCCGTTGCCAAGAACGTGATCGGCCAGATCTACGCCCGCTTCGAGGCCGCCGGCCTGAAGATCGCTGCAGCACGCATGATTCACCTGTCGCGCGCCGAGGCCGAGCAGTTCTATGCCGTGCACAAGGAGCGCCCCTTCTTCAAGGACCTGGTGGACTTCATGATTTCCGGCCCGGTGATGGTGCAGGTGCTGGAGGGCGAGAACGCCATCCTGAAGAACCGCGAGCTGATGGGCGCCACCGACCCCAAGAAGGCCGAGGCCGGCACCATCCGCGCCGACTTTGCCGACAGCATCGACGCCAACGCCGTGCACGGCTCCGACGCCGCCGAGACGGCTGCCGTGGAAGTGGCCTTCTTCTTCCCCGGCCTGAACGTCTACGCACGCTGA
- the bamB gene encoding outer membrane protein assembly factor BamB translates to MYSRMMLGTLALATLLGVSGCSLWGGSSKPKPAELGPNVPVLGVRQAWVARTGAVDRLALDVHVNGTTVTLASAQGEVAAIDARTGGDVWRAQLNTPLSAGVGSDGRWAAVVSANAQLIVLDGGREIWRKPLPAQAYTAPLVAGNRVFVLTADRTVVAFDAATGYRLWGQQRTGEPLILRQGGVLMAVGDTLVAGLSGRLVGFNPDNGVVRWEAPLASPRGTNDVERLVEIVGRTSRVGDNLCARAFQATVGCIDAARGAVLWTQPASGNEGVDGDENMVFGTESNGAVVAWQRADGKRAWTSQRLQFRKLTAPLLLGRSVVIGDDTGLVHLLSREDAAPLNRLTTDGSGIAAAPVAAGETLVVVTRKGAVYGFRPE, encoded by the coding sequence ATGTATTCCCGGATGATGCTGGGCACGCTGGCCCTGGCCACGCTGCTGGGTGTGAGCGGCTGCTCCTTGTGGGGTGGGTCTTCCAAGCCCAAGCCGGCCGAACTGGGACCCAATGTCCCGGTGCTCGGCGTGCGCCAGGCCTGGGTGGCCCGTACCGGCGCCGTGGATCGCCTGGCGCTGGACGTGCACGTCAACGGCACGACGGTGACGCTGGCGTCGGCACAGGGCGAGGTGGCGGCCATCGATGCGCGCACGGGCGGTGATGTCTGGCGCGCCCAGCTCAACACCCCGCTGTCCGCGGGCGTGGGCAGCGATGGCCGCTGGGCGGCCGTGGTGTCCGCCAACGCGCAGCTCATCGTGCTCGATGGCGGGCGCGAGATCTGGCGCAAGCCCCTGCCTGCGCAGGCCTATACGGCACCTCTCGTGGCGGGCAACCGGGTCTTCGTGCTGACGGCCGATCGCACCGTCGTCGCCTTCGATGCCGCCACCGGCTATCGCCTCTGGGGGCAGCAGCGTACGGGTGAGCCATTGATCCTGCGCCAGGGTGGCGTGCTGATGGCCGTGGGTGACACGCTGGTCGCTGGGCTGTCCGGGCGCCTCGTGGGCTTCAACCCTGACAACGGCGTGGTGCGCTGGGAGGCGCCGCTGGCCAGTCCGCGTGGCACGAACGACGTCGAGCGTCTGGTGGAAATCGTGGGCCGCACGAGCCGCGTGGGCGACAACCTCTGCGCACGCGCGTTCCAGGCCACCGTGGGCTGCATCGATGCGGCACGCGGCGCGGTGCTCTGGACCCAGCCGGCCAGCGGCAATGAGGGCGTGGACGGCGACGAGAACATGGTGTTTGGCACCGAGAGCAACGGCGCGGTGGTGGCGTGGCAGCGTGCCGATGGCAAGCGTGCATGGACATCGCAGCGCCTGCAGTTTCGCAAGCTCACGGCGCCATTGCTGCTGGGTCGATCGGTGGTGATAGGCGACGACACGGGCCTGGTGCATCTGCTGTCGCGCGAGGATGCCGCGCCGCTGAACCGGCTGACGACGGACGGCTCGGGCATTGCCGCCGCACCCGTGGCCGCCGGCGAGACCCTGGTGGTGGTGACGCGCAAGGGTGCCGTCTACGGTTTCCGCCCCGAGTGA
- the rlmN gene encoding 23S rRNA (adenine(2503)-C(2))-methyltransferase RlmN, protein MTTNLLDLDLEGMAAFCERLGEKRFRATQLFRWIHQRGASDFAQMSDLAKSLREKLAGCAHVAAPPILKEHVSHDGTIKWLFDVGGGNAIETVFIPEDDRGTLCISSQAGCAVGCRFCSTGHQGFSRNLTTGEIVAQLWWAEHQLRARLGTAERVISNVVMMGMGEPLQNYSALVPALRTMLDDHGYGLSRRRVTVSTSGVVPMMDRLGQDCPVALAVSLHAPNDALRDHLVPLNRKYPLQELLAACRRYLEHAPRDFITFEYCMLDGVNDRPEHARELIALVGPQAADGGVPCKFNLIPFNPFPASGLQRSPAAAVTAFARMLSDAGIVTTVRKTRGDDIDAACGQLAGDVQDRTRVHERMAKRRTITIKPAA, encoded by the coding sequence ATGACGACGAATCTCCTGGATCTTGACCTCGAAGGAATGGCGGCATTCTGCGAGCGACTGGGAGAGAAGCGCTTTCGCGCCACCCAGCTGTTTCGCTGGATCCACCAGCGCGGCGCCAGCGACTTTGCGCAGATGAGCGACCTGGCCAAGTCGCTGCGCGAGAAACTCGCGGGCTGCGCCCATGTGGCCGCGCCCCCCATCCTGAAGGAACATGTCTCGCACGACGGCACCATCAAGTGGCTGTTCGACGTGGGCGGCGGCAATGCCATCGAGACCGTGTTCATCCCCGAAGACGACCGTGGCACGCTGTGCATCTCCTCGCAGGCGGGCTGCGCCGTGGGTTGCCGCTTCTGCTCCACCGGTCACCAGGGCTTCAGCCGCAATCTGACCACCGGCGAGATCGTCGCCCAGTTGTGGTGGGCCGAGCACCAGCTGCGCGCACGCCTGGGCACGGCCGAGCGCGTCATCAGCAACGTCGTGATGATGGGCATGGGCGAGCCGCTGCAGAATTATTCGGCCCTGGTGCCCGCGCTGCGCACCATGCTCGACGACCATGGCTATGGCCTGTCGCGCCGACGCGTGACGGTGTCCACCTCGGGCGTGGTGCCCATGATGGATCGCCTGGGGCAGGACTGCCCGGTGGCGCTGGCCGTGTCCCTGCATGCGCCCAACGATGCGCTGCGTGACCATCTGGTGCCGCTCAATCGCAAGTACCCGCTGCAGGAGCTGCTGGCGGCCTGCCGGCGCTATCTGGAACATGCGCCGCGCGATTTCATCACCTTCGAATACTGCATGCTCGACGGCGTGAATGACCGGCCCGAGCATGCGCGCGAGCTGATCGCCCTGGTCGGCCCCCAGGCCGCGGACGGTGGCGTGCCCTGCAAGTTCAACCTGATCCCGTTCAATCCGTTCCCGGCGTCCGGCCTGCAGCGCTCGCCTGCGGCTGCGGTGACGGCGTTCGCCAGGATGCTCTCGGATGCGGGTATCGTCACCACGGTGCGCAAGACGCGTGGCGACGACATCGATGCGGCCTGCGGTCAGCTCGCGGGCGACGTGCAGGACCGCACGCGCGTGCACGAGCGCATGGCCAAGCGACGCACCATAACGATCAAGCCGGCCGCCTGA
- the scpB gene encoding SMC-Scp complex subunit ScpB — MNSVDAKRILETALICAAQPVTVRELRVLFDDALGADTVKALLLELQQEWSLRGVELVQVATGWRFQSRPEMREYLDRLHPEKPPRYTRATLETLAIIAYRQPVTRGDIEDIRGVTVNSLIIKQLEDRGWVEVIGHRETVGRPALFATTRQFLDDLGLQSLDQLPTLEDPRAQASVLNALAGLGVDGPQGSEPSESESNMPPDVPGAQMEGMPAAEAEAGGSDAGDEATES; from the coding sequence ATGAATTCGGTGGATGCCAAGCGGATTCTCGAGACCGCGTTGATCTGCGCCGCACAGCCCGTGACGGTGCGAGAGCTGCGCGTTCTGTTCGATGATGCGCTCGGGGCGGACACGGTCAAGGCCCTGCTGCTCGAGCTGCAGCAGGAGTGGAGCCTGCGCGGTGTCGAGCTGGTTCAGGTGGCCACGGGCTGGCGCTTTCAGAGCCGCCCCGAGATGCGCGAGTACCTGGACCGTCTGCACCCGGAGAAGCCCCCGCGCTACACGCGCGCCACGCTGGAGACGCTGGCCATCATCGCCTATCGTCAGCCCGTGACGCGTGGCGACATCGAGGACATCCGGGGCGTGACCGTGAACAGCCTGATCATCAAACAGCTCGAGGACAGGGGCTGGGTCGAGGTCATCGGTCATCGCGAGACCGTGGGCCGACCGGCGCTGTTCGCCACCACGCGGCAGTTTCTCGATGACCTGGGCCTGCAGTCCCTGGACCAGTTGCCCACGCTGGAAGACCCGCGCGCGCAGGCCTCGGTGCTCAACGCGCTGGCCGGCCTGGGTGTGGATGGGCCGCAGGGATCGGAGCCGTCGGAGTCGGAATCGAACATGCCCCCGGATGTCCCCGGGGCTCAGATGGAAGGCATGCCCGCAGCCGAGGCTGAAGCGGGCGGCAGTGACGCGGGCGATGAAGCCACGGAAAGTTGA
- a CDS encoding tetratricopeptide repeat protein → MANNFDLQEQEQLEELKHFWNKWGTPITWALIVVMGGFAAWNGYQLWQSRQAQQATALVEAVELAAQSGDMARVEQAFGDLQSGYGGTTQAGQAGLLAAKALADAGKWDAAKGVLTWVAEKSSDDGYKALARVRLAGVLIEQKAYDEALAQLSASTPAEFAGVVADRKGDVLALQGKNQEAIAEYRRAYLALGDKVDYRRLVEAKLNALGAQAVAVAAADAAGGAQ, encoded by the coding sequence ATGGCCAACAACTTCGACCTGCAAGAACAAGAACAGCTTGAGGAGCTCAAGCATTTCTGGAACAAATGGGGCACACCCATCACCTGGGCGCTGATCGTCGTCATGGGCGGCTTCGCCGCGTGGAACGGCTACCAGCTCTGGCAGAGCCGCCAGGCACAGCAGGCCACGGCCCTGGTCGAGGCCGTCGAGCTGGCCGCGCAGTCGGGCGACATGGCCCGCGTGGAGCAGGCCTTTGGCGATCTGCAGTCCGGCTATGGCGGCACCACCCAGGCCGGTCAGGCCGGCCTGCTCGCAGCCAAGGCCCTGGCCGACGCCGGCAAATGGGATGCTGCCAAGGGCGTGCTGACCTGGGTCGCCGAAAAGTCTTCCGATGATGGTTACAAGGCCCTGGCACGGGTGCGCCTGGCCGGCGTGCTGATCGAGCAAAAGGCCTATGACGAGGCGCTCGCGCAGCTGTCGGCCAGCACGCCCGCGGAGTTCGCCGGCGTGGTCGCCGACCGCAAGGGTGACGTGCTGGCGCTGCAGGGCAAGAACCAGGAGGCGATTGCCGAATACCGCCGCGCCTATCTGGCGCTGGGCGACAAGGTGGACTACCGCCGTCTGGTGGAGGCCAAGCTCAATGCGCTGGGGGCACAGGCCGTGGCCGTGGCCGCCGCCGACGCAGCCGGAGGTGCACAGTGA
- the ispG gene encoding flavodoxin-dependent (E)-4-hydroxy-3-methylbut-2-enyl-diphosphate synthase — MNMSDTAAPIAMAAPRARRTRQARIVWGSRVVTVGGDAPVRVQSMTNTDTVDAIGTAIQVKELAQAGSEFVRITVNTPEAAQAVPYIREQLDRMGQDVPLVGDFHYNGHRLLTEFPDCAQALSKYRINPGNVGKGDKRDKQFGQMIEAAMRWDKAVRIGVNWGSLDQELLAQLMDANGRRGTPWDARQVMYEALITSAIESARRAEAMGLSGDQIILSCKVSGVQDLIAVYRELARRCDYALHLGLTEAGMGTKGIVASSTALSILLQEGIGDTIRVSLTPQPGEARTQEVVVASEILQSLGMRAFVPSVTACPGCGRTTSTTFQELAKQIDDYLRAQMPVWRKQYPGVERLKVAVMGCIVNGPGESKHADIGISLPGTGEAPAAPVFIDGEKAMTLRGDDIAREFQTVVEDYIARRFGGTSGAITQN; from the coding sequence ATGAACATGTCTGACACAGCGGCCCCCATTGCCATGGCCGCGCCCCGGGCGCGCCGCACGCGCCAGGCGCGCATCGTCTGGGGCAGCCGCGTCGTCACGGTCGGGGGCGACGCGCCGGTGCGCGTGCAGTCCATGACCAATACCGATACGGTCGATGCCATAGGCACGGCCATCCAGGTCAAGGAGCTGGCCCAGGCGGGCTCGGAGTTCGTGCGCATCACGGTGAACACGCCCGAGGCCGCGCAGGCCGTGCCCTACATCCGCGAGCAGCTCGACCGCATGGGACAGGACGTGCCCCTGGTGGGCGACTTCCACTACAACGGCCACCGCCTGCTGACCGAGTTTCCGGACTGCGCGCAGGCACTCTCCAAGTACCGCATCAACCCCGGCAACGTGGGCAAGGGCGACAAGCGCGACAAGCAGTTCGGCCAGATGATCGAGGCCGCGATGCGTTGGGACAAGGCCGTGCGCATCGGCGTCAACTGGGGCAGCCTGGACCAGGAGCTGCTGGCCCAGTTGATGGACGCCAATGGCCGGCGCGGCACGCCCTGGGACGCGCGCCAGGTCATGTACGAGGCGCTGATCACCTCGGCCATCGAATCGGCACGCCGTGCCGAGGCGATGGGCCTGAGCGGCGACCAGATCATCCTGTCGTGCAAGGTCAGCGGCGTGCAGGATCTGATCGCCGTGTACCGCGAACTCGCCCGCCGCTGCGACTACGCGCTGCACCTGGGCCTGACCGAGGCCGGCATGGGCACCAAGGGCATCGTGGCATCCAGCACCGCGCTGTCCATCCTGCTGCAGGAAGGCATTGGCGATACCATTCGCGTGTCGCTCACGCCCCAGCCCGGTGAGGCGCGCACCCAGGAGGTGGTCGTGGCCTCCGAGATACTGCAGTCGCTGGGTATGCGTGCCTTCGTGCCCAGCGTCACCGCCTGCCCCGGCTGCGGGCGCACCACCAGCACCACCTTCCAGGAGCTGGCCAAGCAGATCGACGACTACCTGCGCGCGCAGATGCCGGTCTGGCGCAAGCAGTACCCGGGCGTGGAAAGGCTCAAGGTGGCCGTCATGGGCTGCATCGTCAACGGCCCGGGCGAGAGCAAGCATGCCGATATCGGCATCAGCCTGCCCGGCACGGGCGAGGCGCCTGCCGCCCCCGTGTTCATCGATGGCGAAAAGGCCATGACGCTGCGCGGCGACGACATCGCACGCGAGTTCCAGACCGTCGTCGAGGACTACATCGCCCGGCGCTTTGGCGGCACGAGCGGGGCGATAACGCAAAATTGA
- the hisS gene encoding histidine--tRNA ligase → MQKLVAIKGMNDILPPDSARWEWLEGVVRTLMARYAYRNIRTPIVEPTPLFVRGLGEVTDIVEKEMYSFEDRLNGEQLTLRPEATAGVVRAVVEHTMLYDGGKRLYYMGPMFRHERPQRGRYRQFHQIGAEALGFGGPEVDAEIILLAHALWAELGLKNVRLELNSLGQPDERRAHRAALIAYLEQHQDVMDEEARRRMYTNPLRVLDTKNPAMQDMVNAAPRLIDFLGEASLRHFDTVKAILDANGVAWSLNPRLVRGMDYYNLTVFEFITDQLGSQGTICGGGRYDYLIEQIGGKSAPAVGWALGVERVLELIKEQEAQAPGLAADAYAVVPDAAALPQVMAALQRLRALGVAVQMHAPAQSGEGMGSMKSQFKKADASGARFALIFGADELARGAVTIKPLRDGGEQIERPLASLADWAASLQSPR, encoded by the coding sequence ATGCAGAAGCTGGTTGCCATCAAGGGCATGAACGACATCCTGCCGCCCGACTCGGCGCGCTGGGAATGGCTGGAGGGGGTGGTGCGCACGCTCATGGCGCGCTACGCCTACCGCAACATCCGCACCCCCATCGTCGAGCCCACGCCGCTGTTCGTGCGCGGCCTGGGCGAGGTCACCGACATCGTCGAGAAGGAGATGTACTCCTTCGAGGATCGCCTGAACGGTGAGCAGCTCACGTTGCGCCCCGAGGCCACGGCCGGCGTGGTGCGCGCCGTGGTCGAGCACACCATGCTCTACGACGGCGGCAAGCGTCTGTACTACATGGGCCCGATGTTCCGCCACGAGCGGCCGCAGCGCGGGCGCTACCGCCAGTTCCACCAGATCGGCGCCGAGGCCCTGGGCTTTGGCGGCCCCGAGGTGGACGCCGAGATCATCCTGCTGGCCCATGCGCTCTGGGCCGAACTGGGCCTCAAGAACGTGCGCCTGGAGCTCAACAGTCTGGGCCAGCCCGACGAGCGTCGCGCCCATCGCGCCGCCCTCATCGCCTATCTGGAGCAGCACCAGGACGTGATGGACGAGGAAGCCAGGCGCCGCATGTACACCAATCCGCTGCGCGTGCTGGACACCAAGAACCCGGCCATGCAGGACATGGTGAATGCCGCGCCCCGGCTCATCGACTTCCTCGGCGAGGCCTCGCTCAGGCACTTTGACACCGTCAAGGCCATCCTGGACGCCAACGGCGTGGCCTGGAGCCTGAACCCGCGCCTGGTGCGCGGCATGGACTATTACAACCTCACGGTGTTCGAGTTCATCACCGATCAACTCGGCTCCCAGGGCACGATCTGCGGCGGTGGCCGCTACGACTACCTCATCGAGCAGATCGGCGGCAAGAGCGCGCCCGCCGTGGGCTGGGCCCTGGGCGTGGAGCGCGTGCTCGAGCTCATCAAGGAGCAGGAGGCGCAGGCCCCGGGGCTTGCGGCCGACGCCTACGCCGTCGTGCCCGATGCCGCCGCGCTGCCCCAGGTCATGGCCGCGCTGCAGCGGCTGCGCGCCCTGGGTGTGGCGGTGCAGATGCACGCGCCCGCGCAGTCGGGCGAGGGCATGGGCAGCATGAAGTCGCAGTTCAAGAAGGCCGACGCGAGCGGCGCACGCTTTGCGCTGATCTTCGGCGCCGACGAGCTCGCGCGCGGCGCCGTCACCATCAAGCCGCTGCGCGACGGCGGCGAGCAGATCGAACGCCCGCTGGCCTCCCTGGCCGACTGGGCGGCCAGCCTACAATCGCCGCGCTGA
- the rluB gene encoding 23S rRNA pseudouridine(2605) synthase RluB: MNDTHKSPDAAEQQPAEVVAGATDEVSKARGRRARAPQRRPAGTMQGEAAQQPQAAADQPEGRPARSHGQGRRDAARPVDRDGYRFVDVVSGRLDQDEDNAEVTLPKRVLLPQPETPKLHKVLAQAGMGSRLEMEQLILEGRISVNNAPAHIGQRVQFGDQIKVNGKPIRFRIAPPPARVLAYHKPAGEIVTHDDPQNRPTVFRRLPRLQQGKWQSVGRLDLNTEGLLLFTSSGELANQLMHPRFGLEREYAVRVLGALSEEEKQRLTSGVQLEDGMAAFGAIEEGGGEGANCWYRVTISEGRNREVRRMFEAVGHAVSRLIRIRYGAMMLPRGLKRGAWIELDEQDIRALMQAAGAPADLAGGRAARGGPGRNERRGERKPFGPKAGGARDKAPGRAGRSGGGSQPDPMRTSVGYIGADSLMRQRKQQRGNGPRRGSR; the protein is encoded by the coding sequence ATGAACGATACGCACAAGAGCCCCGATGCGGCAGAGCAGCAACCGGCCGAGGTTGTGGCCGGGGCCACCGATGAAGTGAGCAAGGCCCGCGGTCGGCGCGCGCGCGCGCCGCAGCGCAGGCCTGCGGGCACCATGCAGGGGGAAGCAGCGCAACAGCCGCAGGCCGCTGCAGATCAGCCCGAGGGGCGCCCGGCGCGGTCGCATGGCCAAGGCCGGCGCGATGCGGCGCGCCCTGTGGATCGCGACGGCTATCGCTTTGTCGACGTGGTGTCGGGCCGGCTCGACCAGGACGAGGACAACGCCGAGGTGACTCTTCCTAAGCGCGTGCTGCTGCCCCAGCCGGAGACGCCCAAGCTGCACAAGGTGCTGGCGCAGGCGGGCATGGGCTCGCGCCTGGAGATGGAGCAACTCATCCTCGAGGGGCGCATATCGGTGAACAACGCGCCCGCGCACATCGGCCAGCGCGTGCAGTTTGGCGACCAGATCAAGGTCAATGGCAAGCCGATCCGTTTTCGCATCGCACCGCCGCCCGCGCGCGTGCTCGCCTACCACAAGCCCGCGGGTGAGATCGTCACGCACGATGACCCGCAGAATCGCCCCACCGTGTTTCGCAGGCTGCCGCGCCTGCAGCAGGGCAAGTGGCAGTCCGTGGGGCGGCTGGACCTCAATACCGAGGGCCTGCTGCTGTTCACGAGCTCGGGTGAGCTCGCCAACCAGCTCATGCATCCGCGCTTCGGGCTCGAGCGCGAGTACGCCGTGCGTGTGCTCGGCGCCCTGAGCGAGGAAGAAAAGCAGCGCTTGACCAGCGGTGTGCAGCTCGAGGACGGCATGGCCGCCTTCGGCGCCATCGAGGAGGGCGGCGGCGAGGGTGCGAACTGCTGGTATCGCGTGACGATCTCCGAAGGCCGCAACCGTGAGGTGCGACGCATGTTCGAGGCCGTGGGCCATGCCGTCAGCCGGCTGATCCGCATTCGCTACGGCGCCATGATGCTGCCGCGCGGCCTCAAGCGTGGCGCCTGGATCGAGCTCGACGAGCAGGACATCCGGGCGCTGATGCAGGCCGCAGGGGCTCCGGCCGATCTGGCGGGCGGGCGTGCCGCGCGCGGCGGCCCGGGCAGGAACGAGCGCCGCGGCGAGCGCAAGCCGTTCGGCCCCAAGGCCGGCGGCGCGCGCGACAAGGCGCCCGGCCGCGCGGGCCGCTCGGGGGGAGGCTCCCAGCCCGACCCCATGCGCACCTCGGTCGGCTACATCGGTGCCGACAGCCTGATGCGCCAGCGCAAGCAGCAGCGCGGCAATGGGCCGCGCCGCGGCAGCCGCTAG
- the pilW gene encoding type IV pilus biogenesis/stability protein PilW: MTTWRTDRMRSRWLAPCLVALLVSGLAGCAHQAARDPGATATDSAAGEADARRRARIRLELAASYLQAGQKSVALEEVNQALATDPAYADAYHLRGLVYMAMPDLGLAEDSLRRAQAMKPADPDIMHNLGWLLCQRQQYDQAQQQFERALAVPTYAARSKTLMSQGLCHQKAGRVADAEKALLRAYEIDAGNPMVGYHLASILLARGETQRAQFYIRRVNNGQFANAESLWLGVKVERAVGDAVAMRQLGDQLRKRFPDARETHAFERGAFDE, translated from the coding sequence ATGACGACGTGGAGGACGGATCGCATGCGCAGCCGGTGGCTGGCGCCCTGTCTTGTGGCGCTGCTCGTTTCGGGTCTTGCCGGCTGTGCCCACCAGGCGGCGCGGGATCCCGGGGCCACGGCCACGGACAGTGCCGCGGGCGAGGCCGATGCGCGCCGGCGCGCCCGCATTCGGCTGGAGCTCGCCGCCAGCTATCTCCAGGCCGGGCAGAAGAGTGTTGCGCTCGAAGAGGTGAATCAGGCGCTTGCCACCGACCCCGCCTATGCCGATGCCTACCACCTGCGTGGATTGGTGTACATGGCCATGCCGGATCTCGGGTTGGCCGAGGACAGCCTCAGGCGCGCTCAGGCCATGAAGCCGGCCGACCCGGACATCATGCACAACCTTGGCTGGCTGCTTTGCCAGCGCCAGCAGTACGACCAGGCGCAGCAGCAGTTCGAGCGGGCGCTCGCTGTGCCCACCTATGCGGCGCGCAGCAAGACCCTGATGTCCCAGGGCCTGTGCCATCAGAAGGCCGGACGGGTGGCCGATGCGGAAAAGGCCTTGCTGCGTGCCTATGAGATCGATGCCGGCAACCCGATGGTGGGCTACCACCTGGCCTCCATCCTGCTGGCCCGCGGAGAAACGCAACGGGCACAGTTCTATATCCGCCGTGTCAACAACGGCCAGTTTGCCAACGCCGAGTCGCTGTGGCTGGGCGTGAAGGTCGAGCGTGCCGTGGGCGATGCGGTGGCCATGCGCCAGTTGGGCGACCAGCTGCGCAAGCGTTTCCCCGATGCGCGGGAAACGCACGCCTTTGAGAGGGGAGCATTTGATGAATGA
- a CDS encoding helix-turn-helix domain-containing protein, whose protein sequence is MNESMAMQDAGPTADGAATMTAGAMLRQMREAAGVHIDMLAGALKVPVARLQALEDDDYGAFPDTVFMRALASSMCRTLKADPAPILALLPQGAPIHLPPDRALNTAVKGSAGRRIGKSGGFEPPKSRLIGIAVVVLLLAAVAVAFLPLPMGGDGASDVEPTAAGEVPGTPAGSVVQSVAHGAAAQAGGQDAALVASEAQAPDVATSVATQAVAASTVPATPEPEAVKAAVPEPTLVIRAKAQTWVQVRNAAGQVLLQKELASGESYSAEGSPPWSVVIGRADAAEAVVRGQAMDLKAIARNNVARFEVK, encoded by the coding sequence ATGAATGAGTCGATGGCAATGCAGGACGCCGGCCCGACCGCGGACGGCGCTGCCACCATGACGGCAGGCGCCATGCTCAGGCAGATGCGGGAGGCAGCGGGCGTCCATATCGACATGCTGGCCGGTGCCCTGAAGGTGCCGGTGGCAAGGCTGCAGGCGCTGGAGGACGATGACTACGGCGCGTTTCCCGATACCGTCTTCATGCGTGCCCTGGCATCGAGCATGTGCCGGACGCTGAAGGCCGACCCGGCGCCGATACTGGCTCTGTTGCCCCAGGGGGCTCCCATCCACCTGCCGCCCGACAGGGCGTTGAATACGGCCGTCAAGGGCTCGGCCGGGCGCCGCATCGGCAAGAGCGGCGGATTCGAGCCGCCTAAGTCACGCCTGATCGGTATCGCCGTCGTGGTGCTGCTGCTCGCCGCTGTGGCGGTCGCCTTCCTGCCGCTGCCCATGGGCGGCGATGGCGCAAGCGATGTGGAACCGACGGCGGCAGGGGAGGTTCCGGGCACGCCCGCAGGCTCGGTCGTGCAGTCCGTGGCGCATGGCGCCGCGGCCCAGGCAGGCGGCCAGGATGCCGCTTTGGTGGCGTCCGAGGCGCAGGCGCCGGATGTCGCCACATCGGTCGCAACGCAGGCGGTCGCGGCCAGTACCGTGCCGGCCACGCCAGAGCCCGAAGCTGTCAAGGCCGCAGTACCCGAGCCGACGCTGGTCATCCGCGCCAAGGCGCAGACCTGGGTGCAGGTGCGCAATGCCGCGGGCCAGGTGTTGCTGCAGAAGGAGCTGGCCAGCGGTGAGAGCTATTCGGCCGAGGGTTCGCCGCCCTGGTCCGTGGTGATAGGGCGGGCCGACGCGGCCGAGGCCGTCGTGCGCGGACAGGCCATGGACCTGAAGGCGATTGCGCGCAACAACGTCGCGCGTTTCGAGGTGAAGTGA